In one Dreissena polymorpha isolate Duluth1 chromosome 7, UMN_Dpol_1.0, whole genome shotgun sequence genomic region, the following are encoded:
- the LOC127839878 gene encoding uncharacterized protein LOC127839878 encodes MADHFSHVYASSNPLPDYSVCAAVNPLSDYSVYASSNPLPDYSVYASSNPLSDYSVYASSNPLSDYSVYASSNPLPDYSVCAAVNPLSYYNVYAAVNPLPDYSVCAAVNPLPDYSVCAAVNPLPDYSVYAAVNPLPDYSVQLCKPLSDYSVFAAVNPLPDYSVCAAVNLQSDYSIYAAVYPLSDYSVYAAVNPLPDYSVCAAVNPLSDYSVCAAVNPLPDYNVYAAVNPLPDYSVCAAVNPLSDYSVCAAVNPMSDYSVYASSNPLPDYSVSAAVNPLSDYSVYAAVNPLPDYSVCAVLNSLPDNSVYAAVNPLFDYSVCAAVNPLPYYSVYAAVNPLPDYSVCAAVNPLPDYSVCAAVNCAAVNPLPDYSVCAAVNPLSDYSVYAAVNPLSDYSVCAAVNPLPDYSVCAAVNPLSDYSVYASSNPLPDYSVCAAVNPLPDYSVYAAVNPLSDYNVCAAVNPLPDYSVYAAVNSLPDYSCNS; translated from the exons atggctgatcattTCAGcca TGTGTATGCTTCTTCAAACCCTCTGCCTGACTACAGTGTCTGTGCAGCTGTAAACCCTCTGTCTGACTACAGTGTGTATGCTTCTTCAAACCCTCTGCCTGACTACAGTGTGTATGCTTCTTCAAACCCTCTGTCTGACTACAGTGTGTATGCTTCTTCAAACCCTCTGTCTGACTACAGTGTGTATGCTTCTTCAAACCCTCTGCCTGACTACAGTGTCTGTGCAGCTGTAAACCCTCTGTCTTACTACAATGTGTATGCAGCTGTAAACCCTCTGCCTGACTACAGTGTCTGTGCAGCTGTAAACCCCCTGCCTGACTACAGTGTCTGTGCAGCTGTAAACCCTCTGCCTGACTACAGTGTGTATGCAGCTGTAAACCCTCTGCCTGACTACAGTGTGCAGCT CTGTAAACCTCTGTCTGACTACAGTGTCTTTGCAGCTGTAAACCCTCTGCCTGACTACAGTGTCTGTGCAGCTGTAAACCTTCAGTCTGACTACAGTATCTATGCAGCTGTATACCCTCTGTCTGACTACAGTGTGTATGCAGCTGTAAACCCTCTGCCTGACTACAGTGTCTGTGCAGCTGTAAACCCTCTGTCTGACTACAGTGTATGTGCAGCTGTAAACCCTCTGCCTGACTACAATGTGTATGCAGCTGTAAACCCTCTGCCTGACTACAGTGTCTGTGCAGCTGTAAACCCTCTGTCTGACTACAGTGTCTGTGCAGCTGTAAACCCTATGTCTGACTACAGTGTGTATGCTTCTTCAAACCCTCTGCCTGACTACAGTGTCAGTGCAGCTGTAAACCCTCTGTCTGACTACAGTGTCTATGCAGCTGTAAACCCTCTGCCTGACTACAGTGTATGTGCAGTTTTAAACTCTCTGCCTGACAACAGTGTGTATGCAGCTGTAAACCCTCTGTTTGACTACAGTGTCTGTGCAGCTGTAAACCCTCTGCCTTACTACAGTGTGTATGCAGCTGTAAACCCTCTGCCTGACTATAGTGTCTGTGCAGCTGTAAACCCTCTGCCTGACTACAGTGTCTGTGCAGCTGTAAACTGTGCAGCTGTAAATCCTCTGCCTGACTACAGTGTATGTGCAGCTGTAAACCCTCTGTCTGACTACAGTGTGTATGCAGCTGTAAACCCCCTGTCTGACTACAGTGTCTGTGCAGCTGTAAACCCTCTGCCTGACTACAGTGTCTGTGCAGCTGTAAACCCTCTGTCTGACTACAGTGTGTATGCTTCTTCAAACCCTCTGCCTGACTACAGTGTCTGTGCAGCTGTAAACCCTCTGCCTGACTACAGTGTGTATGCAGCTGTAAACCCTCTGTCTGACTACAATGTCTGTGCTGCTGTAAACCCTCTGCCTGACTACAGTGTGTATGCAGCTGTAAACTCTCTGCCTGACTATTCCTGCAACTCATGA